aacttctgccGGGTCTGTATTCATCGTGTGCTGGATACACAGGACGAGGCTGGAGTTTATTCCTGTCCTGAATGCAGAGTGGAGTCTCAGGAGCGGCCGGCACTGATGAGATGCTTAGCTCTGCGTAACATCATAGAGAACTTCCTGACTACTCCTCCGACACAAACGGAAGCCGAGATCTtctgcacttactgtgtggactCTCCTGTAGCGGCTGCTAAATCCTGTCTGCTGTGTGAAGCTTCTCTGTGCGAGAAACACCTGAAAGTTCACAGCAAGTCAGCAGAACACGTCTTATGTGAGCCCAGCGCCAACCTGGGGAGCAGGAAATGTTCTGTCCATAAGAAGATCCTGGAATATTACTGCACTGAGGATGCCATCTGTatctgtgtgacctgcagtctggCCGGAGAACATCGGGGTCATCAGGTGGAGATGCTGGATGAGGCCTCTGAGAAGAAGAAGAGACTGAGAAATGTTCTCCAGAAACTGATCACAAGGAGAGAGGAGACTGAGGAAAGAGTCCGGAGTCTGGAGGAACGCAGGAGGAAAGCTCAAGAAAAAGCAGCTGGAGAAGCGAAGACAGTCACTGCCCTGTGTAGAGACATCAGGAGACGGCTGGATGATCTGGAGAAGAGGGTCCTGAGCGAGATCTCCAGGCAGGAGAAGGAAGAGTCACTCTCACTGTCTGCTCTGATGAagaagctggaaatacagaaggacgagctgtccaggaagatgagacACATGGAGGAGCTGTGTAACATGACTGATCCACTGACTGTCTTACAGGAACCAGACACCGGGGACTTGTATGATCCCGAGGAcacagggggacatgatggaggtgatggggacacggtgggacatgatggaggtgatggggacacggtgggacatgatggaggtgatggggacacggtgggacatgatggaggtgatggggacacgcggggacatgatggaggtgatggggacacgcggggacatgatggaggtgatggggacacgcGGGGACATGGTGAACCGCTTCATGATGTAGATGGTCCAGATGTGGCTGTGATCtcagacacattacacacattatgTGACATAGTAACAGATATTAGGAGGGGGATTTATGTGGAGGATCCTGCAGACATATTACTGGATGTAAACACTGCTGGTGATAATATCCATATATCAGATGACCTGAAAACTGCAACCAGCACACAACAGAACCAGAACCGTCCAGAAACATTACAGAGATTCCAGTATGATCAGGTGATGAGCAGGAGGGGATTCTCCTCAGGACGATATTACTGGGATGTGGAGGGCAGTAGATCAGGGGGGTGGATGGTGGGGATGTGTTACCCCAGTATagacaggagggggcagcagtcaTACATTGGCTATAATAACAAGTCCTGGTGTTTGTGGAGGTCTTATAGTGAGTATTCAGTGAGACATGACAGTGAAGAGATCCTGTTACCTCACATTATATCCAGTAATAGATTCAGGATCTGTCTGGATTATGGGGCCGGGCGGCTGTCCTTTTATGAGCTGTGTGACCccatcagacacttacacaccttcACTGCCTCCTTCTCCGAGCCGCTTCATGCTGTATTATGGGTATTTAATGGTTCAATAACAATATTGGGAGAAGCAACAACTGGGAGAAACCATAATAGAAACTGACCAGAGACAGGACTGAAAGACAACCTGATTGGTAGATCAGACAGCCAATGGGATGAATAAGGTGGGGCTGCAGGGGATTATAACCAAAGCCAGGCCCACTTGACCATTTTCCCGGAGTAGGGGACTGCGTATCCCTGCGTATTGTCATGTTCTTACACGGTTATGCCTGCACATGTACACGTATTTTACTCACGCTGTCCTGCGCCGGctggctggtttcttctttttttcactttccttctcctgtctcctggcaacataaaACCGCCATACATATGTGATGTAATTGTGTAAGCGCTGTGTTgtgaacgcacccatagagaacaatagggctgttatGCGCAttatatgcggtaaaatagaacatgctgcactcTTTATTACGCACATAACATACGCAATAAAATACAGGCAAGCGTGAGCGGAGCAGTGAGAGCAATGTCCTTTTATTGACACCTTTTGCGCGTATTATATGCGTGCGCTGTTAGTGCGATGGAATGCTACAGCTATATTCTTGTGCTCCGAATCCAGCGGGGTTCAGTTCGAGCTGCTTGAAGGATCATAGACTCGGTCACA
The nucleotide sequence above comes from Eleutherodactylus coqui strain aEleCoq1 chromosome 2, aEleCoq1.hap1, whole genome shotgun sequence. Encoded proteins:
- the LOC136611044 gene encoding E3 ubiquitin/ISG15 ligase TRIM25-like, coding for MASAAVRDELLCSICLSTYTDPVMLRCGHNFCRVCIHRVLDTQDEAGVYSCPECRVESQERPALMRCLALRNIIENFLTTPPTQTEAEIFCTYCVDSPVAAAKSCLLCEASLCEKHLKVHSKSAEHVLCEPSANLGSRKCSVHKKILEYYCTEDAICICVTCSLAGEHRGHQVEMLDEASEKKKRLRNVLQKLITRREETEERVRSLEERRRKAQEKAAGEAKTVTALCRDIRRRLDDLEKRVLSEISRQEKEESLSLSALMKKLEIQKDELSRKMRHMEELCNMTDPLTVLQEPDTGDLYDPEDTGGHDGGDGDTVGHDGGDGDTVGHDGGDGDTVGHDGGDGDTRGHDGGDGDTRGHDGGDGDTRGHGEPLHDVDGPDVAVISDTLHTLCDIVTDIRRGIYVEDPADILLDVNTAGDNIHISDDLKTATSTQQNQNRPETLQRFQYDQVMSRRGFSSGRYYWDVEGSRSGGWMVGMCYPSIDRRGQQSYIGYNNKSWCLWRSYSEYSVRHDSEEILLPHIISSNRFRICLDYGAGRLSFYELCDPIRHLHTFTASFSEPLHAVLWVFNGSITILGEATTGRNHNRN